A DNA window from Hevea brasiliensis isolate MT/VB/25A 57/8 chromosome 2, ASM3005281v1, whole genome shotgun sequence contains the following coding sequences:
- the LOC110635148 gene encoding serine/threonine-protein phosphatase 2A 65 kDa regulatory subunit A beta isoform: MATIDEPLYPIAVLIDELKNEDIQLRLNSIRRLSTIARALGEERTRKELIPFLSENNDDDDEVLLAMAEELGVFIPYVGGVEHANVLLPPLETLCTVEETCVRDKAVESLSRIGAQMREQDLVEYFIPLVKRLAAGEWFTARVSSCGLFHIAYPSASETFKTELRAIYSQLCQDDMPMVRRSAATNLGKFAATVEPAYLKTEIMSIFEDLTQDDQDSVRLLAVEGCAALGKLLEPQDCVAHILPVIVNFSQDKSWRVRYMVANQLYELCEAVGPESTRADLVPAYVRLLCDNEAEVRIAAAGKVTKFCRILNPELAIQRILPCVKELSTDSSQHVRSALASVIMGMAPVLGKDATIEQLLPIFLSLLKDEFPDVRLNIISKLDQVNQVIGIDLLSQSLLPAIVELAEDRHWRVRLAIIEYIPLLASQLGVGFFDDKLGALCMQWLNDKVYSIRDAAANNVKRLAEEFGPDWAMQHIVPQVLDMINNPHYLYRMTILHAISLLAPVMGSEITCSTLLPVVVSASKDRVPNIKFNVAKVLQSLIPIVDQSVVEKTIRPCLVELSEDPDVDVRFFATQALQSSDQVMMST; encoded by the exons ATGGCAACAATCGATGAACCTTTGTACCCAATTGCTGTTCTTATTGATGAGCTCAAAAACGAGGACATTCAGCTCCGTTTGAACTCAATTCGTAGGCTTTCTACAATTGCACGTGCACTTGGGGAGGAGAGGACCCGGAAGGAATTGATTCCTTTCTTAAGTGAgaataatgatgatgatgatgaagtgCTTCTTGCAATGGCTGAAGAATTGGGGGTCTTCATTCCCTATGTTGGTGGTGTCGAGCATGCCAATGTGTTGCTTCCACCTCTTGAGACTTTGTGCACTGTTGAGGAAACTTGCGTCAGAGACAAAGCTGTGGAGTCCTTATCTAGAATTGGGGCACAGATGAGGGAGCAGGACTTGGTTGAGTATTTTATACCACTAGTTAAG AGACTGGCGGCTGGTGAATGGTTTACAGCTCGAGTTTCCTCATGTGGCTTGTTTCATATTGCTTATCCTAGTGCTTCTGAGACTTTTAAAACTGAACTACGGGCGATATACAGTCAGCTATGTCAAGATGACATGCCCATGGTTCGAAGATCTGCAGCAACAAATCTAGGAAAATTTGCTGCTACTGTTGAGCCTGCTTATTTAAAGACTGAAATCATGTCGATATTTGAGGATTTGACACAAGATG ATCAAGATTCTGTTCGACTATTGGCTGTTGAGGGTTGTGCAGCTCTTGGAAAGTTGTTGGAACCCCAAGATTGTGTGGCACATATTCTCCCTGTCATAGTTAATTTCTCACAG GATAAGTCTTGGCGTGTTCGTTACATGGTTGCAAACCAATTATATGAGCTATGTGAAGCTGTTGGCCCTGAATCTACCAG GGCGGATCTGGTTCCTGCATATGTTCGGCTACTTTGTGATAATGAAGCTGAAGTACGTATAGCTGCTGCAGGCAAAGTAACTAAATTTTGTCGGATTTTGAATCCAGAACTTGCAATCCAGAGGATTCTTCCTTGTGTAAAG GAATTGTCCACAGATTCATCCCAACATGTTCGTTCTGCTTTGGCTTCAGTTATAATGGGAATGGCACCAGTTTTGGGGAAG GATGCAACAATAGAGCAACTACTGCccatttttctctctcttctgaAAGATGAATTTCCTGATGTCCGCCTTAATATTATCAGCAAGCTTGATCAAGTCAATCAG GTAATTGGAATTGATTTACTTTCCCAGTCCCTGTTGCCAGCAATTGTAGAGCTTGCAGAGGATAGGCACTGGAGAGTCCGGCTTGCAATAATAGAATACATACCTTTATTGGCTAGTCAGTTGGGTGTAGGATTTTTTGATGATAAGCTTGGTGCTCTTTGCATGCAGTGGTTAAACGATAAG GTTTACTCAATTCGGGATGCAGCAGCTAATAATGTGAAGCGCCTCGCAGAAGAATTTGGCCCAGATTGGGCAATGCAGCACATAGTTCCTCAG GTTTTGGACATGATTAATAACCCACACTATCTGTATCGAATGACCATTCTACATGCAATTTCTCTTCTTGCTCCTGTTATGGGCTCAGAAATTACTTGTTCCACACTTCTTCCTGTTGTCGTCAGTGCATCAAAAGATAG GGTACCCAATATCAAATTCAATGTGGCTAAGGTGTTGCAGTCACTTATTCCCATAGTTGATCAGTCG GTGGTGGAGAAGACAATTCGTCCATGTTTGGTTGAGCTGAGCGAGGATCCAGATGTTGATGTCAGATTCTTTGCTACTCAAGCACTACAGTCGAGTGATCAGGTCATGATGTCTACCTAG
- the LOC110635145 gene encoding aspartyl protease APCB1 isoform X2 yields MDSDYSPQIKGVVIISLPPPDNPSLGKTITAFTLTDDDHYPLSHQTHLQQPSQTHRDYQLPVQSSPPPPPPQNPQIQYSSSQLFLSTPRKLLGFVCISLFALILYSSVFSSTLQELKASEDDEKPKSFIFPLYHKFGIREISQGDLQHKLVRFVYKESLLTPADDTIGPPKNNKLASLNTAAVDSSSIFPVRGNVFPDGLYFTYIFVGSPPRPYYLDIDTASDLTWVQCDAPCSSCAKGANALYKPKRDNIVTPKDSLCMELKRNQMPGYCDTCQQCDYEIEYADHSSSMGVLARDELHLMMANGSSTKCAYDQQGLLLNTLAKTDGILGLSNAKVSLPSQLASRGIINNVVGHCLTNDVGGGGYMFLGDDFVPRWGMAWVPMLNGPIESYQTEIMKLNYGSSPLSLGGQDRRVRRIVFDSGSSYTYFPKEAYSELVSSLKEVSGEGLIQDKSDPTLPFCWRAEFPIRSITDVKQFFKTLTLQFGSKWWIISTKFRIPPEGYLVISNKGNVCLGILDGSQVHDGSTIILGDISLRGQLVIYDNVNKKIGWAPSSCVKPTRLESLPFFEG; encoded by the exons ATGGATTCTGATTACTCTCCCCAGATTAAAGGAGTGGTTATTATTTCACTTCCACCTCCAGATAATCCTTCTTTAGGCAAAACCATCACTGCTTTTACTCTCACTGATGATGATCACTATCCACTCTCTCACCAAACCCATCTCCAACAACCCTCCCAAACCCATCGAGATTATCAGCTTCCAGTCCAGTCTTCACCACCACCACCGCCGCCCCAAAACCCCCAAATCCAATACTCATCATCACAACTCTTTCTTAGTACCCCAAGAAAGCTCTTGGGCTTTGTGTGTATCTCTCTTTTTGCTCTTATTCTCTACAGCTCTGTATTTTCGAGTACCCTTCAGGAATTGAAGGCTTCTGAAGATGATGAAAAGCCCAAGTCTTTTATCTTTCCCTTGTATCATAAATTTGGTATCCGTGAGATTTCGCAGGGTGATCTTCAACATAAATTGGTGAGGTTTGTCTATAAGGAGAGTCTGTTGACGCCAGCTGATGATACTATTGGTCCACCAAAAAATAATAAGCTAGCTTCTTTAAATACTGCTGCTGTGGATTCATCTTCCATTTTTCCCGTTAGGGGCAATGTTTTTCCAGATGG ATTGTATTTCACATACATATTCGTTGGGAGTCCTCCAAGACCTTACTATCTTGATATTGATACTGCAAGTGATTTAACATGGGTTCAATGTGATGCTCCTTGCAGTAGCTGTGCCAAG GGGGCAAATGCTTTGTACAAGCCAAAAAGAGACAACATTGTAACTCCCAAGGACTCATTATGCATGGAACTTAAAAGAAATCAGATGCCAGGGTATTGTGATACGTGCCAACAGTGCGACTATGAGATTGAATATGCAGATCATAGCTCCTCTATGGGAGTTCTTGCAAGAGATGAACTTCACCTAATGATGGCAAATGGATCTTCAACtaa GTGTGCATATGATCAGCAAGGCTTACTTCTAAACACTTTGGCAAAGACAGATGGGATACTTGGACTAAGCAATGCTAAAGTTAGTTTACCTTCTCAATTGGCAAGCCGGGGCATCATAAACAATGTGGTGGGTCATTGTCTTACCAATGATGTAGGTGGCGGTGGATATATGTTCTTAGGTGATGATTTTGTACCACGTTGGGGTATGGCATGGGTTCCTATGCTCAACGGCCCTAT AGAATCTTATCAGACAGAGATTATGAAGTTGAATTATGGTAGCAGCCCACTCAGTCTAGGTGGGCAGGATAGAAGAGTAAGACGGATAGTGTTTGATAGTGGCAGTTCTTATACATACTTCCCCAAAGAAGCTTACTCTGAATTGGTTTCATCT CTTAAAGAGGTGTCCGGGGAGGGGCTTATCCAAGATAAATCAGATCCAACACTGCCCTTCTGTTGGCGAGCCGAATTCCCTATCAG ATCCATTACAGATGTTAAGCAGTTCTTCAAGACTTTAACCCTTCAGTTCGGAAGCAAATGGTGGATTATCTCCACAAAGTTTCGGATTCCTCCAGAAGGCTACTTGGTCATTAGT AATAAAGGCAATGTGTGCTTGGGTATTCTTGATGGAAGCCAGGTGCATGATGGATCCACAATTATACTTGGAG ATATATCATTGCGTGGGCAATTGGTCATATATGATAATGTGAACAAGAAAATTGGGTGGGCGCCATCAAGTTGTGTGAAGCCAACAAGATTAGAGAGCCTGCCATTCTTTGAGGGATAG
- the LOC110635145 gene encoding aspartyl protease APCB1 isoform X1 has protein sequence MDSDYSPQIKGVVIISLPPPDNPSLGKTITAFTLTDDDHYPLSHQTHLQQPSQTHRDYQLPVQSSPPPPPPQNPQIQYSSSQLFLSTPRKLLGFVCISLFALILYSSVFSSTLQELKASEDDEKPKSFIFPLYHKFGIREISQGDLQHKLVRFVYKESLLTPADDTIGPPKNNKLASLNTAAVDSSSIFPVRGNVFPDGLYFTYIFVGSPPRPYYLDIDTASDLTWVQCDAPCSSCAKGANALYKPKRDNIVTPKDSLCMELKRNQMPGYCDTCQQCDYEIEYADHSSSMGVLARDELHLMMANGSSTKLNFIFGCAYDQQGLLLNTLAKTDGILGLSNAKVSLPSQLASRGIINNVVGHCLTNDVGGGGYMFLGDDFVPRWGMAWVPMLNGPIESYQTEIMKLNYGSSPLSLGGQDRRVRRIVFDSGSSYTYFPKEAYSELVSSLKEVSGEGLIQDKSDPTLPFCWRAEFPIRSITDVKQFFKTLTLQFGSKWWIISTKFRIPPEGYLVISNKGNVCLGILDGSQVHDGSTIILGDISLRGQLVIYDNVNKKIGWAPSSCVKPTRLESLPFFEG, from the exons ATGGATTCTGATTACTCTCCCCAGATTAAAGGAGTGGTTATTATTTCACTTCCACCTCCAGATAATCCTTCTTTAGGCAAAACCATCACTGCTTTTACTCTCACTGATGATGATCACTATCCACTCTCTCACCAAACCCATCTCCAACAACCCTCCCAAACCCATCGAGATTATCAGCTTCCAGTCCAGTCTTCACCACCACCACCGCCGCCCCAAAACCCCCAAATCCAATACTCATCATCACAACTCTTTCTTAGTACCCCAAGAAAGCTCTTGGGCTTTGTGTGTATCTCTCTTTTTGCTCTTATTCTCTACAGCTCTGTATTTTCGAGTACCCTTCAGGAATTGAAGGCTTCTGAAGATGATGAAAAGCCCAAGTCTTTTATCTTTCCCTTGTATCATAAATTTGGTATCCGTGAGATTTCGCAGGGTGATCTTCAACATAAATTGGTGAGGTTTGTCTATAAGGAGAGTCTGTTGACGCCAGCTGATGATACTATTGGTCCACCAAAAAATAATAAGCTAGCTTCTTTAAATACTGCTGCTGTGGATTCATCTTCCATTTTTCCCGTTAGGGGCAATGTTTTTCCAGATGG ATTGTATTTCACATACATATTCGTTGGGAGTCCTCCAAGACCTTACTATCTTGATATTGATACTGCAAGTGATTTAACATGGGTTCAATGTGATGCTCCTTGCAGTAGCTGTGCCAAG GGGGCAAATGCTTTGTACAAGCCAAAAAGAGACAACATTGTAACTCCCAAGGACTCATTATGCATGGAACTTAAAAGAAATCAGATGCCAGGGTATTGTGATACGTGCCAACAGTGCGACTATGAGATTGAATATGCAGATCATAGCTCCTCTATGGGAGTTCTTGCAAGAGATGAACTTCACCTAATGATGGCAAATGGATCTTCAACtaagttaaattttatttttgg GTGTGCATATGATCAGCAAGGCTTACTTCTAAACACTTTGGCAAAGACAGATGGGATACTTGGACTAAGCAATGCTAAAGTTAGTTTACCTTCTCAATTGGCAAGCCGGGGCATCATAAACAATGTGGTGGGTCATTGTCTTACCAATGATGTAGGTGGCGGTGGATATATGTTCTTAGGTGATGATTTTGTACCACGTTGGGGTATGGCATGGGTTCCTATGCTCAACGGCCCTAT AGAATCTTATCAGACAGAGATTATGAAGTTGAATTATGGTAGCAGCCCACTCAGTCTAGGTGGGCAGGATAGAAGAGTAAGACGGATAGTGTTTGATAGTGGCAGTTCTTATACATACTTCCCCAAAGAAGCTTACTCTGAATTGGTTTCATCT CTTAAAGAGGTGTCCGGGGAGGGGCTTATCCAAGATAAATCAGATCCAACACTGCCCTTCTGTTGGCGAGCCGAATTCCCTATCAG ATCCATTACAGATGTTAAGCAGTTCTTCAAGACTTTAACCCTTCAGTTCGGAAGCAAATGGTGGATTATCTCCACAAAGTTTCGGATTCCTCCAGAAGGCTACTTGGTCATTAGT AATAAAGGCAATGTGTGCTTGGGTATTCTTGATGGAAGCCAGGTGCATGATGGATCCACAATTATACTTGGAG ATATATCATTGCGTGGGCAATTGGTCATATATGATAATGTGAACAAGAAAATTGGGTGGGCGCCATCAAGTTGTGTGAAGCCAACAAGATTAGAGAGCCTGCCATTCTTTGAGGGATAG
- the LOC110652659 gene encoding actin-related protein 4, which translates to MYGGDEVSAIVIDLGSHTCKAGYAGEDAPKAVFPSVVGSIDQMDIDDTANNEKSSSVDSKNNIKDSEKGKGKRKLYVGSQAVGFRRDYMEVLSPIKDGVVVDWDIVDSIWDHALRECLLVDPKEHPMLLAEPSSNAQQQRERTAELMFEKYNVPALFLAKNAVLTSFASGRPTSLVVDSGGGSTTVAPVHDGYVLQKAVVSSPVGGEFLTDCLMKSLKSKGITIKPRHSFKRKEIRPGEFQIVDLDIPNTSESYRLYSQRVIASDIKDCVCRAPDTTYDESAYSNIPMTPYELPDGQTIEIGADRFKIPDVLFNPSLAQTIPGMESFAEIAPNVRGLPQMVIESINRCDVDIRRELFSSILLAGGTASMQQLKERLEKDLLEESPQAARVKVLASGNATERRFSVWIGGSILASLGSFQQMWFSKSEYEEHGASYVQRKCP; encoded by the exons GTTGTTGGATCAATTGATCAAATGGATATTGATGACACTGCTAATAATGAGAAGAGCTCTTCCGTAGATTCTAAGAACAATATCAAAGATTCTGAAAAAGGCAAGGGCAAACGCAAATTATATGTAGGATCTCAAGCTGTAGGATTTCGTCGGGACTATATGGAG GTTCTGTCACCCATAAAAGATGGAGTTGTTGTTGACTGGGATATTGTGGATAGCATTTGGGACCATGCTTTAAG GGAATGTCTATTGGTTGATCCTAAGGAGCATCCAATGCTGCTTGCAGAACCTTCATCCAACGCTCAACAGCAGAGAGAAAG GACAGCGGAGCTTATGTTTGAAAAGTACAATGTTCCAGCATTATTTTTGGCCAAGAATGCT GTTCTCACATCTTTTGCGTCAGGACGTCCAACCTCTCTAGTTGTTGACAG TGGTGGAGGATCAACTACAGTTGCTCCTGTGCATGATGGTTATGTTCTTCAAAAG GCAGTGGTTTCTTCTCCTGTAGGAGGAGAGTTTCTTACTGATTGCTTGATGAAAAGCTTAAAGAGCAAAGGTATCACA ATAAAACCCAGGCACTCCTTTAAGAGAAAGGAAATCAGGCCAGGCGAGTTTCAG ATTGTGGATCTTGATATTCCAAATACAAGTGAAAGCTACAGACTTTACTCTCAG AGGGTCATTGCAAGTGATATCAAGGACTGTGTGTGTCGAGCCCCGGACACAACTTATGATG AAAGTGCATACTCAAATATTCCAATGACTCCGTATGAGCTCCCTGATGGCCA GACAATTGAAATAGGAGCTGATAGATTCAAGATTCCAGATGTTCTATTCAATCCGTCCTTGGCTCAG ACAATTCCTGGTATGGAGAGTTTTGCAGAGATTGCTCCTAATGTTCGTGGTTTGCCACAAATG GTGATAGAGAGCATTAATAGATGTGATGTGGATATTCGAAGGGAACTTTTTAGCAGTATACTG CTTGCTGGTGGCACAGCATCAATGCAACAGTTGAAGGAACGTCTTGAGAAAGACTTGCTTGAG GAGTCTCCTCAAGCTGCTAGAGTTAAAGTGCTGGCCAGTGGAAATGCAACAGAAAGGAGATTCAG TGTATGGATAGGCGGGAGTATATTGGCATCTCTTGGTTCGTTCCAGCAGATGTGGTTCTCCAAGTCCGA GTATGAAGAGCATGGGGCTTCTTATGTACAAAGAAAATGCCCTTGA